In Rhodamnia argentea isolate NSW1041297 chromosome 1, ASM2092103v1, whole genome shotgun sequence, the genomic window AAGAGAAAAACTTCTATTTTCGTCATACACTCCCACACAGTTTATCTTCATCCGTGCTTAGTCCATAAATTGCAACAAACTACAAAGTCAGACAGACATTCGTGATCAAACAGTACATTGACCAGACTGAGAATCATCGGACAAACTAGCATGAAGACAAGAAAACTAACATGGAAATGAAGCAACATCCATCCTCAACCTCAAGAATGGGAGCAACTGGTGTTGCGAAGCAGGAGCGAGTTGCTGAACCTTAACGCTATCGCAGCCATGTCGAACTCCACCAGATTGTCCTCCATCTGGTGCGCCCCGATCACGATCGCTGTCATCGGACTCGTCCCTCCCTCCACGAAACCCAGGCACATCGCCTCCTGGCTCACCCTCACCATCGAATTCGCCCCGTCGATCCTCCACTGCGCGTCGCCCTGGAGCACCAGCACTATCACCGGCACGTCCGGCCCCGCCATCCTGCTCCTTACGCTCCTCAGGTCGAAGCACGCCCCGAACGGCGCGATCGGCTCTGCTCTCCTGATCTTCTTCTCCGCCGCCTGCCTCGAAAACTCCCCAACCAGAGCTCTATAGATGTCCGAGTGGAGGACCGTGTACGGAGTCAGAGTACTGATTTTGGTCCCGCCTCTTCCGTCCTCGTCAATCGATAACAACGATGCGTTGAAATTGACCGGAGAAAAATTGACCTTGATGGCGGTCACGTCAACGAAGTACTGGTCGGACGGAGATGCGGAGCCGTGAGAGGGCGGTCGGCTGACGGGATCGATGAGCAGCTGAGTGACAAGAAGCGACTTCGAGAGGTCCTGCTTGATCGGAGGCCTGAAGTATGGGCCGCCGCCGACATAGAAGTCGCCGTGgccggaggaggaagaagaagacgggaggCAGAGAGCGAGCTTGTGGGGGAGGTTGAGGTCGGCCGAGAGCTTCGTAGCGAGCGAGGTCGGAGCAATGGAAAGGGCGATCACGCCATTGCCGGCTCTGGAGGTGCCGCGCGTGAACTCCGAAGGCACGCAAGAGAATGGAAGTTGCTGCGGAAAATGGAAGACGGCGATTAGTGCACCGTTGAGATTGTCCATTTTACCCTTTTCATCTCTACTTTGCAAATATCAAATGCACTTCTTGCGGCTCATTCCTCATAGCCTTGTGAAAAAGAATCGCACTTACAACTACGCCTCTCGACGTGTACTTGATCCCATCGGTGTGGTGCACCACCACCGCGTCCTCGCCGAGCCCGGCGCCGATGACGACCTCCGTCAGTGGGTTGTGCACGTACACGCCGCAAGTGTCGTTAAAGCAGCCGCCGCCGCGGGCGGCCCTGCATCTGGCGGAGCTGCAGACGATGCGGCGGTGGGACGAGGACGACGAAGGGTCATAGCGGGCGGCGCCGCAGTCGAACCATGAGTATGAGCCCGAGAGGTCGAGCACGGCCTTCACGGGAGAAGGCGGCGTGCCGAGGGCGATGGTGGTGTAGTACTGGCGGGATGCCTCGTCTTTGGCGACGGGGAAGATGACAGAGGAAGGAGGGGCAGCAGGTGTGATTTgggaggatgagagagagaggaaggaggcgatcgaggcgaggaggaggaggcagcGAGAAGCCACCATTGTTGATGCTGAAGATGGTGATGGGGCTTGAGAAAGCTTGCAGAGGAGCAACTTTTGGACCAAGGAACCGAAGTTTTGTATACTTCAGACATAATAGCATTACTCTTCTCCAACTGCAGTCAAACCCCGTCTCGATAAAGACGACGTTGCAGACTCGGAAATAGACAGTTTGACTTCTGCAGCCTCCCCTGAATTGAATTCCATGCATGTAGCTTTGGTTGGGATAATCTTCAAAGAGTGTGCAtatcctccctctccctctctctctctctccaatgcCAGTGAGTTAAATGAGTTTTTGTTCAGACCAGCAGACTTTCAGGGATCACAGCTCACTCGGGCTTCTTGACAGAGCAGAAGATGCCGATGCATGCCGCTTCATAAATGGTGACGTGCCAGTACCGAAGTTGACGTTAACTGAATCGAAAATGACACATCCTCGTAAATGAGAGATAGGGTTTCATTCATGGAGTAGACGCTGTAAACCATCGCAAGCATAAACTATCGATCTTATGTACTCCGATTAAGCAAAATCCGGAGTTATATGTGATTAACCACGATCGCAGTTTGGTTTTCTCAACTACGCCACGTCCCTCTTCCTCTGTAATTTAACCATCCACACATCGTACGTCCCCAAGAAATCAACTAAAAGAGGAGGCTTTTGCTAAAATCTGCAGAGATTAGATGATGtagttctttctttctctctctctctctctttttttacaGCAGAATTTGATTGATGGTTTGCAAATATGGAGGTTTACAACCAGTCAATCATAAAACTGATTCGCAATCGTGGGCCATATGAAATTATCGTCGTAGAAATGTTATCTCATGTTGACCCGTCAAATTCATTAACACTTCAATTACTAATAAACTCAGAGTTAAATAGAATTTTGTGTCGATCGGACATCTAACTAATGCGGCAAATGTAGTCTTCAATGAAGAAGAGTTTCACACGCAAGTCATCAGACTCTTTTAGGCGCTTGACGCTCTCAAATCAAATTCCACGTTAAGATCTCTGCAGATACTCAAGCACCTCCATTTTTCCGAAAAAGAAAGTCATGCATCTGTTTATAAAGAACATATAGAGTAGATGAAATGGTGAGAATGCAATGCCCTTTGTGCCATGGTGCAGATGAAACGAGTATGCACGAACTTAATCTCTGCCCTGTAACTCGGTTGTCTGAAATCAACTAACACAGGGAGTTCGATGCTTAGAGATTACAATAGCAAAATCCCATGAATTTTCTTCAAACCTTCTTGATGGGTCACCAAATCCGATCTCCCTCAACCTCAACTAACGAGTTCGGGTCAAGAACTGCCATTATGGGTCGTGGTTTTTGAGGAGCAAGGCGAATCTTGCACAGAAGCAAATGGATAATGCAGCTACTCTTGCGGGGTCTAACGATTTCCCTCAGAAGGAAATTGATGCCGTAACGCAAACGGAAATCGGCTAAACaggagaattggaattgataaCGAGGAAGAATCTGTTCTCTCGGATACGCTTATCAAATCaatagaataatatcaaaaaatcTGAAATCTTTGAAACCAtaaaacacccttttatatggtgttaaccctaattacattaaggaacataaaattatgaaaacgccactaaaactacaaaaaaaacgCTAAAAAACGCTAAAAAACGACTCCGAAACGCTAAAAAAGGCCATTCGTCACGGCATAGCGGTGAGTTTTGATTAGCGGCCCATTTCCATGCAACCGACCAAATTTTAGCCCATTCTGAGTTCACTAATTTCAGCCCATTCCGAATTCGCGAGCCCCAAGTGCATCAGAAATGAGTTGGTTGTCATCATCCTTCCAATGCGAGAGGGAAGTGGGCTCCGCCAGCAGATCATTGGATCAAGCTCAGTACGGATACAACTTTTAGGAGCCATCAAGCCACAGTAGCAATCATTGCTCGGGACTCTGTGGACAGTTTATCAGGCACTTACGGAAGGACCGCAAGGAAATTCTTGCATAGGCAAAAAGCATTCGATTTGGGGTCAAGACATCTTTCAGAGCGAATCTCTATCGCCAGTTAAAGTTACAAACACTACAAATGGCTCCCCGGATCGCTTCTATCGAAAGTAATTTGCTTTTCTATAGTCTTGACATGTCGTGGAGTTGGACGGCGTCGCCCGGCTGATCAGGCGGCGCGCCGTTTGGCCAAATGGGCACTCTGGATAGCCATGGACTCTCCATTTTTTATGCTTTCGTCTCCAACCAGTGTTGAGCAGGGATTTACCCGCGCCTGCACCGCGAGCCGCGCAAGATTCCTTAAATTGTTGGCCATTTTTACATTTCCCGAAAAATTTGTTGCGGACTTCTTGGTATCTTTGATGGGGTAGTGTAAAGTTTCGAGCTTTCTAAGATGTTTGACGAATTTCGTTTCTGTAATGTCAGATAGTGAAATGTGTTTGCATAATTGCCGAACCAAATACTTGGTAACTGGTTAACCAACCAAAAGGGATCATACTTAAGTATATTCTCGGGGTCAACTACTAAAGTGATGTTGAAAACTCTAGGCTTTatgtatttcttttctcttctttgtttttaagAGCCCTCTTCCTTCCAATCagaaatatctctctctctctctcaagtgtAGAAGGTCCCCGCGAGACAAGTAAACCCGACGGTCATCTTTTTTGCAGACTCCCATCTCAGTGTTCGCCGGTAAGAACCCAATTCCTACGCCTGCTTTCTACTTGTAAACACTGAACAGTCCTGGGCTTCGTGTCGTCTCACACCAAATTCACGGCGTATCTGACGCCGGAAAGTGTGTGTATGTTGTCGATGATGCTTATATGCTGGCAGTGATCGCTTCCTGCTTCTGTTCGTGCCTTATTTCGAAGGTCTGTCGATGACCCATTTGATTTCTGTGTGGAAATGCTTACATAGGCAGTTCCCATTGTTATTCAACCTCAAATGCCTCTGACCATCTTTGTGGAATACGCgccaaaaagtattttttcttttcaccccTTATCCTCCTTTTCTACTTGAACAGAGATGATGGTTCTTCTTCGTGAGCTGATCATCGGGTTTTATGGTTTGTTTAATTCGGTAGATGGATAATTACTTCAGTACAATTTACATGTTTTGTGGAAGGAAACATACAATGGAGTCTCGGTGAGGTCTTCATTGCAATGTGATTTTTAAGGACTGCGCTGGTATTCTTTTTCTTGTGCCGATTCCCTTAGAGCATCCCACGAAGTCTGTCGGGTTTCGGTAGCTCCTGTCCCACGGCAAGTAGGTAATTATTGGGCCGCAGTCTGGTGTGGAGTGTGAACCAACATGGCTAACCCTTTGGGGCTTTGAGTAGTGTTATAGATCATCAGTGGATAGGGTGTGTCTAAAGAAAATGCTTTGGGTTGATTGCTGAATTAGTCGCATGGTAAACGAAATCAGGAAGAATGCTACTAGtgacgaagaaggagaagatgaaattGATGAGTGATGGTAGTCCCCTCCAGATTCAGCTGTAAAAGATGTAGTTTTTTAGCTCTGTAAAGTAGACAGAAACTCTCTCTATTATTGTTACTCAGTACAGTAGAACAGTTGGCATGAAGTCTAATGCAATTTTGTGCCAAATTTGCACAAATCTTGACGACCTTAGTTAACTTAAGCAGATTTTTGTCCATCTCAAGGCTTCTTATTCTCAAAAAAGTTCTTGAAGAAGTAACGATAGAAAAGCGTGTGTGTAAATGGTTTGGTAAGTCTCTTGCAGCAGGTAAGAGATGGCTGTTTCCTTTATAACTGCCAAATGTTTATTCATATTGCCCCTTTTCATTATAAGCCATTTCATGCTATTTATAGGGGGAAGAGAGAGTAATGGAGAGAATTTTTGTTACCATAACGGATCTGTGTAATGGCCGCAGAATGTGCCAAATCGAAGAGGTAAGTTGTCTGAATTAGTTAAATGTACTTTGATCTTGTCACGCTTAATTCACCCAATGTTGCAACGGCTATAAAGTTGAGCTTATAgtattttctttctgtttttcttgatgGGGATTGAAACCTAGTCCTCTTGATTTCTAAATCATTACCTTTCATTTCTCAGGGTCTCTTTCTGGGTTCTTATGGAGATGCAAGCAATAAGGACAGGCTTAAGAGCTCAAATGTCACCCACATCTTAACGGTGGCTAACTTAGCCCCAGCATTTCCCAATGATTTGGTCTATAAAGTTGTTGATGGTACCTCTCTATCTTGATGCCAAAATAGCATCATCCTTTCCTGAACCAAGTCCTTAAGTCCTTTCATATTGGTCGGAACGTGCTCATTGTGTGgatcttttattcttttccttctatCCTCTTTCAAACAAGTTTGTGCTTCAAAGGTACTGTTAATAGTTGTCAATCCATCTGTATATGCTCTATATTTGCAATCTCTCCATGATATTGCTCTAATACGCTTCCACTTTGTCATCTTTGTGTTCTTTCATGACAGTTCAATGTTTTTGTCCTAATGTCACATTGTTAAGTTCTGCTGCCTGTCTAAATCAAAGCGTCACTATTACTTGTAACTGTGTTAAGTCATATTGAGCCTTAAGACTGGATACTATTATGTGCTTTCCTTTGAAGTCGAGGATTCTGAGGACACACACATTGGACAGCACTTTGAGGAGTGTATCAATTTCATTGATGAAGCTAGAAAACAGGGAGGCAGCATACTGGTCCACTGTTTATGAGGAGTTTCCAGAAGGTCATTTTCTTGCTCCATCCTGCATTTATATGAACAATTTGATTACTAAGTTATAAGTTATTCGCTGATACTTGTTCTTAGACTGTTCTCATTTTGGTACTTCGATCTCACTGGAGTTCTAGGTTCCTATAcctcttcttttattttggccGACTATGAACCCTGCTGTGTTTGTGCAACTCTAGGTTGGGAAGTGATTTGGGACAGTAGATTATGCTTCAAATGGGTTTTAGAAACAAGGCCTGGTTCTTAGAGGGATTGGAAAAGTATCCTTTTAATGCATCATGACCAAATGCACCATGATCAGTCTCCTTCAAATTGATCTTTTCACCATTTGACTGCCA contains:
- the LOC115753639 gene encoding probable aspartic proteinase GIP2, whose translation is MVASRCLLLLASIASFLSLSSSQITPAAPPSSVIFPVAKDEASRQYYTTIALGTPPSPVKAVLDLSGSYSWFDCGAARYDPSSSSSHRRIVCSSARCRAARGGGCFNDTCGVYVHNPLTEVVIGAGLGEDAVVVHHTDGIKYTSRGVVQLPFSCVPSEFTRGTSRAGNGVIALSIAPTSLATKLSADLNLPHKLALCLPSSSSSSGHGDFYVGGGPYFRPPIKQDLSKSLLVTQLLIDPVSRPPSHGSASPSDQYFVDVTAIKVNFSPVNFNASLLSIDEDGRGGTKISTLTPYTVLHSDIYRALVGEFSRQAAEKKIRRAEPIAPFGACFDLRSVRSRMAGPDVPVIVLVLQGDAQWRIDGANSMVRVSQEAMCLGFVEGGTSPMTAIVIGAHQMEDNLVEFDMAAIALRFSNSLLLRNTSCSHS